A genome region from Chryseobacterium indicum includes the following:
- a CDS encoding vWA domain-containing protein — translation MKEHIVRGFRFNTYQEPERSVFERLLEIFTDLLTHTSGDFDEAIDWLRMLDEEYQLTTPEYTIEDFIEDLKKKGYIREEINPDGSGNGVTLSAKMEQNIRKQALKQIFGNLEKSGNGNHKTNKSGAGEDSTGEFRNYNFGDAVEKISITESLKNAQINNGIGDFHLTENDLIVEDSIHQSQMSTVLMIDISHSMILYGEDRITPAKKVAMALAELITTRYPKDTLDIIVFGDDAWPVKIQELPYLQVGPYHTNTVAGLQLAMDILRRKRNTNKQIFMITDGKPSCVREPDGTYYMNSYGLDDYVVQKCYNMAAQARRLHIPITTFMIAQDSYLQHFVSEFTEANQGKAFYTGLNGLGNMIFEDYETNRKKRIR, via the coding sequence ATGAAAGAGCATATTGTAAGAGGTTTTAGGTTTAATACTTATCAGGAACCGGAACGATCTGTATTTGAACGATTGCTGGAAATTTTTACGGATTTACTGACGCATACTTCAGGTGATTTTGATGAAGCAATTGACTGGCTTCGAATGCTTGATGAAGAATACCAATTAACCACTCCTGAATACACAATAGAAGATTTTATTGAAGATCTTAAGAAGAAAGGATATATTAGGGAAGAAATTAATCCTGATGGTAGTGGTAATGGAGTTACCTTAAGTGCAAAAATGGAACAGAATATTCGTAAACAGGCACTTAAACAAATATTCGGAAATCTTGAAAAGAGCGGAAACGGAAATCATAAAACGAATAAAAGCGGAGCAGGTGAAGACTCAACCGGAGAATTCAGAAATTATAATTTCGGAGATGCTGTAGAAAAAATTTCCATTACGGAAAGTCTAAAGAATGCACAGATCAATAATGGGATCGGAGATTTTCATCTTACGGAAAATGATCTGATTGTTGAGGATAGTATTCATCAGTCTCAAATGAGCACTGTTTTAATGATAGACATCAGCCACAGTATGATTCTGTATGGTGAAGACCGTATTACGCCGGCTAAAAAAGTGGCGATGGCACTCGCTGAATTAATCACAACACGTTATCCGAAAGATACTTTAGATATTATTGTTTTCGGGGATGATGCATGGCCTGTAAAAATTCAGGAACTTCCTTATCTGCAGGTGGGTCCTTATCATACCAATACCGTTGCGGGGCTTCAGCTAGCAATGGATATTCTTCGGAGAAAAAGAAATACCAACAAACAGATTTTTATGATTACCGACGGAAAGCCAAGCTGTGTGCGCGAACCGGATGGTACTTATTATATGAATTCTTACGGACTGGATGATTATGTTGTTCAGAAGTGTTATAATATGGCAGCTCAGGCAAGAAGACTCCATATTCCGATTACTACTTTCATGATTGCTCAGGATTCTTATTTACAGCATTTTGTAAGCGAATTTACAGAAGCCAATCAGGGAAAAGCTTTTTACACCGGTCTGAATGGTTTGGGGAACATGATTTTTGAAGATTATGAAACCAACCGCAAAAAGAGAATCCGTTAG
- the gcvH gene encoding glycine cleavage system protein GcvH — protein sequence MNTPSELKYTKDHEWIKIEGNVATIGITDFAQGELGDIVYVDVDTVDDDLEGGAVFGSVEAVKTVSDLFLPISGKVIEFNSELEDQPELLNSEPYGNGWIIKLEVAEGADHSELLSAEEYQSIIG from the coding sequence ATGAACACACCATCAGAATTAAAGTACACGAAAGATCACGAATGGATCAAGATTGAAGGAAACGTTGCTACAATCGGTATTACAGACTTCGCACAGGGAGAATTGGGAGATATCGTTTACGTAGATGTAGACACTGTAGATGATGATCTTGAAGGGGGTGCGGTTTTCGGAAGTGTAGAAGCTGTAAAAACAGTTTCAGATTTATTCTTGCCAATCTCAGGAAAAGTGATCGAATTCAACTCAGAATTGGAAGATCAGCCGGAATTATTAAATTCAGAGCCTTATGGGAACGGATGGATCATCAAATTAGAAGTTGCTGAAGGTGCAGATCATTCAGAATTACTTTCTGCGGAAGAATACCAGTCAATCATTGGATAA
- the sprA gene encoding cell surface protein SprA: MANNKYFNIILFLSFLLVSTFTFAQRRATAKVSDTAIIKKDYQLADPTQYEAYYDIKTGMYFVYPKVGNTITGQPTAMSPEDYKEFMMEAQTKAYYKEKSDRYSLMFRKDKSDAARKGLIPSLQINNRLFETIFGSNKIEIIPTGYASFDFAGLYQKIDNPLILPQNRKSFTFDIDQRIQLGLLGKVGENLQLKANYDTQSGFAFENRMNLVWQAKGSWKDLQQKGLQDVDKPSAGGEDKIIKRVEFGNVNMPLSTSLIRGSQSLFGVKTEFQLGKTFGTVVLSQQQGEARNITVQGGGVMNTFKLNAIDYEDNQHYFLGHYFLDKYDGALLNYPQINSKISITRLEVWVLDQGNSNLQYQKSIVGIRDLGDAPGILPDNNQPGFNLYSTINGLPGLRDASTTYNAINVQNLPVATGTTEVYQDGEHFIFNKKARRLNTNEYTLQPQLGYISLNQKLNDNQLLAVSFSYTVNGSNQVYKVGEFSEESTVLMAKLLKPNTTVKTTSPMWNLMMKNIYSLDAGQVNKDGFILNVLYRDPQSGGKVNYLPVANNPQVSSVPLIKLLNWDRLNANGDLQNNGSSTGDGVFDFVNGITIRPETGRVIFTKVQPFGSYIQNVIGTNDPQYVFSDLYSQQKQVATSSNLAQRYTIEGRYKGVQGQGISLGAVNVPQGSVKVSANGVQLTEGIDYTVDYMLGTVTIINEQVKQSGQAINISLENQLTFNTQRKRFMGLNLERRFNENFILGGTVVNYSESPLTQKVNYGQEAVNNTMAGINLMYNNKLPFLTRLTDKIPLVNTEAPSNLNFKMEAAYLLPGLNKGINDQSYIDDFEQTTSKITLKEPTAWSLASKPEKNQSDPLFTGAGKNNDRTEGYGRGLLSWYNIDPRFYGVGGKAPAGITPQSVSNHASRRVQFSEIFNNRDFVAGEQTYTNTFDISYYPAEKGPYNSNPNTETTAQRWAGIMRPISVSNFVNSNIEYVEFWMMDPYADGNTLGTNPKLLLHLGNVSEDILKDGQMQYENGLPTPSAPSTTTASNWGTQPKQPPILYAFSSEGADRKAQDLGYDGLSSDQEAALFGNTFINPVTNVSDPAVDDFVFYMSDKFTGTQASSLVQRYKYFRGPEGNSQSNSLEVSSQTPDAEDINKDYNLDQTESYNQYELSLTPGSLTLGQNNIVDVKTVQASFQNGQTSQVKWYLFRIPVSKYVTTAGNADPSILNNVRFARLLLTGFDQTSTLRFGTMDLVRSDWRKYPKNIANTGNSGATDEGTLTTNNDNFEVGSVNIEENALNQPPYVLPPGIDRQILSGNAGAQRQNEASLYLKATSLAPSEARGVFKNTSLDMRRYKKLKLFVHAQDPGKRVFGFNKETKFFIRLGSDATDNYYEYESSLFVTPSTATTPMEIWPMENDVDLNIQDFVDAKIRRDKNHPTQIVQRLKDEVFDPGNTFKSLYIKGRPSLGNITTIMIGVRNGFERGTSAAVAIDRILWVNEIRLSEIENDGGYAGNASLNFNLGDFATVNTSASYTSVGFGNIDSKPAERHQSTQSAFSINTAVNVDKFLPEKSGVKIPVNYSYSQTIEDPKYNPLDTDVEFKKAANKEQLKKVARTFTQQRSIGVVNMHKERMNPNRKPKFYDIENVSVTAVYNDDYYRDIYTKKNYRQYLRGYVDYNYTFKPWVIRPFNKMISDTAKSTKYLRWVKEFNFNPIPTRFSFRTEIDRNYNELQFRNIDAILTGNYGDDFAAIKNRNFYFGWQYGLGFNFTKSLKLEINSATRTLNDNVDVNSMDNSSIFGNVFRAGRPVLYNHRVQLNYKLPFQYLPYLDFIDAELGYGFTYNWNARSTVLLSSPDGSLGSVGQNTNVIQATGTADFTKFFGQFKYFKNISAKLQKRKQEIDSLNNAYTQQWEKKRYAYKKYKFKSRLTPLQSMAYLLTSMKQLDINYSENNGTVLPGLLSAPNWYGYGQTLGGPTIGFLFGSQADIRRTVMENGWVSDSQFMTDPYVRMSTRELRANLQIIPMNDLRIDINALHNYNRNFTHTGFNYRDPNTGVANPNYTFANDLVTYSNSVVLLKTAFKDGAAIYQAIRQNAQTLSQQMQGALEPNGFKDGYGISNAYILIPAFRAAVEGKTVKEMKNPKKAGLPIPNWKITYSGLRNIPIINGQFSKFDLLHSYQATYTATGIQSSIDYFNSLNSYNATQRDINDDYINPFTFAQVGYVENFSPLIGVDMTMRNNIQLGIQYNRLRTLLLGLVNHTLTEDSNSEYVVRVGYIIRNFRLGMTNVRGRGKAKGSDLNIRGDFSLRDSKTSITNILLDDSQITGGQRLMNIKVSADYNVSENLNLRVFYEQMTSKYKISTAFPLSTIRAGISATFTFGNSGGF; encoded by the coding sequence GTGGCGAATAATAAATATTTCAATATAATTCTGTTCCTGTCGTTTTTACTTGTGTCAACATTTACGTTTGCACAGAGGCGGGCTACAGCAAAAGTAAGCGATACCGCAATTATCAAAAAAGATTATCAGTTGGCAGATCCTACACAGTATGAAGCCTACTATGATATAAAAACAGGAATGTATTTCGTATATCCTAAGGTAGGAAATACGATAACCGGACAGCCGACTGCAATGTCTCCTGAAGATTACAAGGAGTTTATGATGGAGGCTCAGACGAAAGCTTACTATAAAGAGAAGTCAGACCGCTATAGTCTGATGTTCCGGAAAGATAAAAGTGATGCAGCGAGAAAAGGTTTAATTCCTTCATTGCAAATTAATAACAGGCTTTTCGAAACGATTTTCGGAAGTAATAAAATTGAAATCATTCCTACCGGATATGCTTCTTTCGATTTTGCCGGACTCTATCAGAAGATTGATAATCCATTAATCTTACCACAGAACAGAAAGAGTTTTACATTTGATATCGACCAGAGAATTCAGCTCGGATTATTGGGGAAAGTCGGAGAGAACCTTCAGCTAAAAGCCAATTACGATACCCAGAGTGGTTTTGCTTTTGAAAACAGAATGAATCTTGTCTGGCAGGCTAAAGGAAGCTGGAAAGATCTTCAGCAGAAAGGTCTGCAGGATGTAGATAAACCAAGTGCAGGAGGAGAAGATAAAATCATTAAAAGAGTAGAATTCGGTAACGTTAATATGCCGCTTTCAACCAGCCTGATCCGTGGCTCTCAATCTTTATTCGGGGTTAAAACAGAGTTTCAGCTGGGTAAAACCTTTGGGACAGTGGTGCTTTCCCAACAGCAGGGTGAAGCCAGAAATATTACGGTACAAGGCGGTGGTGTAATGAATACATTTAAATTAAATGCAATTGATTATGAAGACAACCAGCACTACTTCTTGGGACATTATTTCCTAGATAAATATGACGGAGCTTTATTAAACTATCCTCAGATCAATTCAAAGATCAGCATTACAAGACTGGAAGTGTGGGTTTTGGATCAGGGAAACAGCAATTTACAGTACCAGAAAAGTATTGTCGGAATCAGAGATTTAGGAGATGCTCCGGGAATTCTTCCGGATAATAACCAGCCGGGTTTCAACCTGTATTCCACAATCAACGGATTACCGGGTTTAAGAGATGCAAGTACAACATATAATGCAATCAATGTACAGAATCTTCCGGTTGCGACAGGAACAACAGAAGTTTATCAGGATGGTGAACACTTTATCTTTAATAAAAAAGCAAGAAGATTAAATACCAATGAATATACCTTACAGCCACAGTTAGGATACATCTCATTAAATCAAAAACTTAATGATAATCAGCTTTTGGCAGTTTCCTTCTCCTATACGGTGAATGGAAGCAATCAGGTATACAAAGTCGGGGAATTCTCTGAAGAAAGTACGGTTTTAATGGCAAAACTTCTGAAGCCGAATACAACGGTAAAAACCACTTCTCCGATGTGGAATCTGATGATGAAGAACATCTATTCTTTAGATGCGGGACAGGTGAATAAGGATGGATTTATCCTGAATGTTTTATACAGAGATCCACAATCCGGAGGTAAGGTTAATTATCTTCCGGTTGCCAATAATCCGCAGGTGAGCAGTGTTCCTTTAATCAAATTATTAAACTGGGACAGACTAAACGCTAACGGAGATTTACAGAACAACGGAAGTTCAACAGGAGACGGTGTTTTTGACTTTGTTAACGGAATTACCATAAGACCGGAAACCGGAAGAGTAATCTTCACCAAAGTTCAGCCTTTTGGTAGTTATATTCAGAATGTAATAGGAACTAACGATCCTCAGTATGTGTTCTCGGATCTTTACAGCCAGCAAAAGCAAGTGGCTACATCAAGCAATCTGGCGCAGCGTTACACCATTGAAGGTCGTTACAAAGGTGTTCAGGGACAGGGAATTTCTCTGGGAGCAGTTAATGTTCCTCAAGGTTCCGTAAAGGTTTCGGCAAACGGAGTTCAGCTTACCGAAGGGATAGACTACACCGTAGATTATATGTTGGGAACAGTTACCATCATCAATGAGCAGGTAAAACAATCCGGACAGGCAATTAATATTTCACTGGAGAACCAGTTAACATTCAATACCCAGAGAAAAAGATTTATGGGATTGAATCTGGAAAGAAGATTTAATGAAAACTTTATCTTGGGAGGAACCGTTGTAAATTACTCCGAATCGCCACTTACCCAAAAGGTAAATTATGGTCAGGAAGCCGTGAACAATACTATGGCAGGGATCAACTTGATGTACAACAATAAACTTCCGTTCCTTACAAGACTAACAGACAAGATCCCTCTTGTAAACACTGAAGCACCATCCAATTTGAATTTCAAAATGGAGGCAGCCTATTTACTTCCCGGTTTAAATAAAGGAATTAACGACCAGTCTTATATTGATGATTTTGAACAGACCACATCGAAAATTACATTAAAAGAACCTACAGCATGGAGCTTGGCTTCAAAGCCTGAAAAGAACCAGTCTGATCCGTTATTTACAGGAGCCGGAAAAAATAATGACAGAACAGAAGGTTACGGTAGAGGGTTGTTATCATGGTATAACATTGATCCTAGATTTTATGGAGTAGGAGGAAAAGCTCCCGCAGGAATCACTCCGCAGTCGGTTTCCAATCATGCTTCAAGAAGGGTACAGTTCTCGGAAATTTTCAACAACAGAGATTTTGTGGCAGGAGAACAGACGTATACCAATACTTTTGATATTTCGTATTATCCTGCAGAAAAAGGTCCTTACAACTCGAACCCTAATACGGAAACAACAGCACAGAGATGGGCGGGAATCATGAGACCGATCAGCGTTTCCAATTTCGTAAATTCAAACATCGAATATGTTGAATTCTGGATGATGGATCCTTATGCAGACGGAAATACTTTGGGTACCAATCCAAAACTTTTACTGCATTTAGGAAATGTTTCTGAAGATATACTTAAAGACGGACAGATGCAGTACGAAAATGGATTGCCAACTCCTTCGGCTCCGTCTACAACTACGGCATCAAACTGGGGAACCCAACCGAAGCAGCCACCGATTCTTTACGCTTTCTCAAGTGAAGGAGCAGACAGAAAGGCTCAGGATTTGGGATATGACGGTTTAAGTTCGGATCAGGAAGCAGCATTGTTTGGAAATACATTTATCAATCCGGTTACCAATGTTTCCGACCCTGCAGTAGATGATTTTGTGTTTTATATGTCAGACAAGTTCACAGGAACTCAGGCGTCATCTCTGGTTCAGCGATACAAATATTTCAGAGGTCCGGAAGGAAACTCTCAAAGCAACTCTTTGGAAGTTTCTTCACAGACTCCGGATGCGGAAGATATTAATAAAGATTACAACTTGGATCAGACGGAAAGCTATAACCAGTATGAGTTAAGCTTAACTCCTGGAAGCTTAACTTTAGGACAGAATAATATAGTAGATGTTAAAACAGTTCAGGCGTCATTCCAGAACGGGCAGACTTCGCAGGTAAAATGGTATTTATTCAGAATTCCAGTATCAAAATATGTTACAACTGCCGGTAATGCAGACCCTTCTATTTTGAATAATGTAAGATTTGCAAGATTATTATTAACAGGTTTCGATCAGACTTCAACGTTAAGATTCGGAACGATGGATCTGGTGAGATCAGACTGGAGAAAATACCCTAAAAATATTGCCAATACGGGAAATTCAGGAGCTACGGATGAAGGGACACTCACTACAAATAACGATAACTTTGAGGTGGGAAGTGTAAATATTGAAGAAAATGCACTGAATCAGCCGCCTTACGTTTTGCCTCCGGGAATCGACAGACAGATTTTAAGCGGTAATGCAGGTGCGCAGAGACAGAATGAAGCTTCTTTATATTTAAAAGCGACATCCCTTGCTCCGTCTGAAGCGAGAGGGGTATTTAAAAATACTTCTCTGGATATGAGAAGATACAAGAAGCTGAAACTTTTTGTACACGCTCAAGATCCTGGTAAAAGAGTATTCGGTTTTAATAAAGAAACCAAATTCTTCATCCGTTTAGGTAGTGATGCCACAGATAACTATTATGAATATGAATCTTCACTCTTCGTTACACCATCTACCGCTACAACACCTATGGAAATCTGGCCGATGGAAAATGATGTGGATTTAAATATTCAGGATTTTGTGGATGCTAAAATAAGAAGAGACAAAAATCACCCGACGCAAATTGTACAGAGATTAAAAGATGAGGTTTTTGATCCGGGGAATACTTTTAAAAGTCTTTACATTAAAGGCCGACCAAGTTTAGGAAACATTACAACTATTATGATTGGTGTCAGAAATGGTTTTGAAAGAGGAACTTCCGCAGCTGTCGCAATCGACAGAATTCTTTGGGTAAACGAAATTCGTCTTTCCGAAATAGAAAACGACGGAGGATATGCAGGGAACGCCAGCTTAAACTTCAACCTTGGAGACTTTGCAACCGTGAATACAAGTGCTTCTTATACTTCAGTAGGATTTGGAAACATCGATTCTAAACCTGCAGAAAGACATCAGTCTACTCAGTCTGCATTCAGCATCAATACAGCAGTAAATGTAGATAAGTTTTTACCGGAAAAAAGCGGAGTTAAAATTCCTGTGAATTATTCTTACTCGCAGACTATTGAAGATCCGAAGTACAATCCTCTGGATACGGATGTTGAGTTTAAGAAAGCGGCAAACAAGGAACAGCTTAAAAAAGTAGCAAGAACCTTTACACAGCAAAGAAGCATCGGCGTTGTGAATATGCATAAAGAAAGAATGAATCCGAACAGGAAACCTAAGTTCTACGATATCGAAAACGTATCGGTAACGGCGGTTTATAACGACGATTATTATAGAGATATTTATACCAAGAAAAATTACAGACAATATCTCAGAGGGTATGTGGATTACAACTACACATTCAAACCTTGGGTAATCCGTCCGTTCAATAAAATGATAAGCGATACCGCGAAGTCTACGAAATATTTAAGGTGGGTAAAAGAATTTAACTTTAATCCTATTCCTACAAGATTCTCTTTCAGAACTGAAATCGACAGAAATTACAACGAATTGCAGTTCAGAAATATCGATGCGATTCTTACAGGAAATTATGGTGATGACTTTGCTGCTATTAAAAACAGAAACTTCTATTTCGGATGGCAGTATGGTTTAGGATTTAATTTTACTAAATCTTTAAAACTGGAAATCAACTCGGCTACCAGAACATTGAATGATAATGTAGATGTAAACTCAATGGACAACAGTTCTATCTTTGGAAATGTTTTCAGAGCAGGAAGACCGGTACTGTACAATCACAGAGTTCAGCTGAATTATAAATTACCATTCCAGTATCTTCCTTATCTGGATTTCATCGATGCAGAATTAGGATACGGATTTACCTACAACTGGAATGCAAGATCTACCGTATTGCTGTCGAGTCCGGATGGAAGCTTAGGTTCGGTAGGGCAGAATACCAATGTTATTCAGGCAACAGGAACGGCAGATTTTACGAAGTTCTTCGGACAGTTTAAATATTTCAAAAATATTTCAGCGAAACTTCAGAAGCGTAAACAGGAAATAGATTCTTTAAATAATGCCTACACCCAACAGTGGGAGAAGAAAAGATATGCTTATAAAAAATATAAGTTTAAATCCAGACTTACGCCGCTTCAGAGTATGGCTTATTTATTAACATCTATGAAGCAGTTGGATATCAATTACTCTGAAAATAACGGAACCGTTCTTCCGGGGCTGCTTTCTGCTCCGAACTGGTATGGTTACGGACAGACTTTGGGAGGTCCTACCATCGGATTCCTTTTCGGTTCTCAGGCAGATATCAGAAGAACGGTAATGGAAAACGGATGGGTAAGTGATTCTCAATTTATGACAGATCCTTATGTGAGGATGTCAACGCGCGAATTAAGAGCCAATTTGCAGATAATACCGATGAATGATCTTCGGATTGATATCAACGCCTTGCATAATTACAACCGCAACTTTACCCATACAGGATTCAATTACAGAGATCCGAACACAGGGGTTGCCAATCCGAATTATACATTTGCGAATGATTTGGTAACATACTCCAATTCGGTTGTTTTACTGAAAACGGCATTCAAAGACGGAGCGGCAATTTATCAGGCGATCAGACAGAATGCACAGACTTTATCTCAGCAAATGCAGGGAGCTTTAGAACCGAACGGATTTAAAGACGGATACGGAATTTCAAATGCATATATTTTAATTCCTGCGTTCCGAGCTGCAGTTGAAGGTAAGACGGTAAAAGAAATGAAAAACCCTAAAAAAGCAGGGCTTCCGATTCCAAACTGGAAGATCACTTACTCGGGATTGAGAAATATCCCGATCATTAACGGACAGTTCTCCAAGTTTGATCTTTTGCATTCTTATCAGGCGACTTATACAGCAACAGGAATTCAGTCGAGTATCGATTACTTCAACAGTCTTAATTCTTACAATGCAACCCAGAGAGATATTAATGATGATTATATCAATCCGTTCACTTTTGCTCAAGTAGGTTACGTAGAAAACTTCTCGCCGCTGATCGGAGTAGATATGACGATGAGAAACAATATCCAGTTGGGTATTCAGTATAACAGATTAAGAACATTGTTACTGGGATTGGTCAACCATACTTTAACAGAAGATTCAAACAGTGAATATGTTGTAAGAGTAGGATATATCATCAGAAACTTCAGACTGGGAATGACGAACGTGAGAGGAAGAGGAAAAGCAAAAGGAAGTGACCTTAATATCAGAGGAGATTTTTCACTGAGAGACAGTAAAACCAGTATTACGAATATTCTGCTTGATGATTCTCAGATTACCGGAGGACAGAGACTAATGAATATTAAAGTATCAGCAGATTATAATGTCTCTGAAAACCTTAACCTTAGAGTATTCTATGAGCAGATGACTTCTAAATACAAAATCTCTACCGCGTTCCCGTTGTCAACGATCAGAGCAGGTATTTCTGCAACGTTTACATTCGGAAACTCAGGAGGTTTCTAA
- a CDS encoding AAA family ATPase, with product MTAKPEIKTLSALKASGYISKHIKDELRDNLKAKIRNKESVFEGIFGYENTVIPQLEHAILSKHNINLLGLRGQAKTRLARMMTSLLDEWIPYVDGSEINDDPFNPISRFAKELIEKEGDNTPIEWLHRDERFFEKLATPDVTVADLIGDVDPIKAANLKLSYADDRVIHFGMIPRANRCIFVINELPDLQARIQVSLFNILQEGDVQIRGFKVRMPLDIQFVFTANPEDYTNRGSIVTPLKDRIGSQILTHYPENIHIAKEITKYESSLDSRQKEGVYVPALAHDLLEQIGFEARESEYVDAKSGVSARMSITAFENLLSTAERRALLTGEEKTSVRLSDFVGVIPAITGKVELVYEGEQEGAESVAQLLIDNAVKTLFTTYFPKIEKLEKKNIDGPFSQITEWFLQEDGFLEITDESQDEVYAKNLNRITPLDDIIEKYQPDTQPEDLLFLKEFILWGLAVNKKLNKERFRTGVFFS from the coding sequence ATGACTGCAAAGCCAGAAATAAAAACGCTTAGTGCATTGAAAGCATCAGGTTATATATCAAAACATATTAAAGACGAATTACGGGATAACTTAAAGGCTAAAATTCGAAATAAAGAATCTGTATTTGAGGGAATCTTCGGATATGAAAATACGGTCATTCCTCAGTTAGAGCATGCGATTCTCAGTAAGCATAATATTAATTTATTAGGATTGCGAGGTCAGGCCAAAACAAGACTGGCAAGAATGATGACAAGCTTGTTGGATGAATGGATTCCTTATGTTGATGGAAGCGAGATTAATGATGATCCTTTTAACCCGATTTCACGGTTTGCAAAAGAATTAATTGAGAAAGAAGGCGATAATACACCCATTGAATGGCTTCATCGCGATGAAAGATTTTTCGAAAAACTGGCTACTCCGGATGTTACCGTTGCCGATCTTATTGGTGATGTAGATCCTATCAAAGCGGCTAATCTTAAACTTTCTTACGCAGACGACCGCGTGATCCATTTTGGAATGATTCCCAGAGCGAACCGCTGTATTTTTGTAATTAATGAATTGCCGGATCTGCAGGCAAGAATTCAGGTTTCCCTGTTTAATATTTTACAGGAAGGCGATGTTCAGATTCGTGGATTTAAAGTGAGAATGCCTTTGGATATTCAGTTTGTCTTTACCGCCAATCCGGAAGATTATACCAACAGAGGAAGCATCGTTACTCCTCTGAAAGACCGTATCGGATCGCAGATTTTAACGCACTATCCTGAAAATATTCATATCGCCAAAGAAATTACAAAATATGAATCCAGTCTGGACAGCCGACAGAAAGAAGGAGTGTATGTCCCGGCTTTAGCCCATGATCTTCTGGAACAGATTGGTTTTGAAGCCCGTGAAAGTGAATATGTAGATGCTAAAAGTGGTGTAAGTGCGCGTATGAGCATCACGGCATTCGAGAATTTGTTAAGTACCGCAGAACGTAGAGCCTTGTTGACCGGAGAAGAAAAGACTTCAGTAAGGCTGAGCGATTTTGTTGGCGTCATTCCTGCAATTACCGGAAAGGTAGAATTGGTTTATGAAGGAGAGCAGGAAGGAGCAGAATCTGTTGCGCAGCTTTTAATAGATAATGCCGTAAAAACTTTGTTTACCACGTATTTCCCCAAAATAGAAAAACTGGAGAAAAAAAATATAGACGGACCATTCAGCCAGATCACCGAGTGGTTTTTACAGGAGGACGGATTTTTAGAAATTACCGACGAATCTCAGGACGAAGTCTACGCGAAAAATCTAAATCGAATCACTCCGCTGGACGATATCATTGAGAAATATCAACCTGATACACAGCCTGAAGATCTTTTATTTTTAAAAGAATTTATTCTTTGGGGATTGGCTGTGAATAAAAAACTGAATAAGGAAAGATTCAGAACGGGGGTGTTCTTTTCATAG
- a CDS encoding IS1 family transposase (programmed frameshift): MKCYKCQSLDKVKAGFTRGLQRYKCKNCGCFYSVESKSDVKSPEQRRLALEMYLEGMGFRAIGRVLNISYGTVYQWVKKWGESVSLPKSQEPIEIVELDEIHSYILNKKNYCWSWIAVDRFGKRYIDFVCGKRNTSTFKKLWNTLKDREINGFCSDYWKSYSELIPTEKHCESKAETFTVESYNSRIRHYLARFKRKTKCYSKKQFMLENSLKLLFLKLNKQLYILK, encoded by the exons ATGAAATGTTATAAATGTCAATCATTAGATAAAGTAAAAGCGGGTTTTACAAGAGGTTTACAAAGGTATAAATGCAAAAACTGTGGATGTTTTTATAGTGTTGAAAGTAAATCGGATGTAAAAAGTCCTGAGCAAAGGCGGCTTGCATTAGAAATGTATTTGGAAGGAATGGGATTTCGAGCTATTGGGAGAGTGTTGAATATCAGTTACGGAACGGTATATCAATGGGTGAAAAAGTGGGGAGAATCGGTTTCTTTGCCAAAATCTCAAGAACCTATAGAAATAGTAGAATTAGATGAAATTCACAGCTACATCCTAAATAAAAAAA ACTACTGTTGGAGCTGGATTGCTGTTGATAGATTTGGAAAGCGCTACATCGATTTTGTTTGTGGGAAAAGAAATACTTCCACTTTCAAAAAGCTCTGGAACACTTTAAAAGACAGGGAAATTAATGGTTTTTGCAGTGACTATTGGAAAAGTTATTCAGAATTAATTCCTACAGAGAAACATTGCGAATCAAAAGCGGAAACATTCACAGTTGAGAGCTATAATTCCAGAATAAGGCATTATTTAGCGAGATTCAAAAGGAAAACAAAATGTTACTCTAAAAAGCAGTTTATGCTGGAAAACTCTTTAAAGTTGCTTTTTCTAAAACTAAATAAACAATTATATATTTTAAAATAA
- a CDS encoding VanZ family protein has translation MDKISKIFSKILPIYWAFLTYMLLKPGEENHEYWFMFSGIDKILHLSIFAALGFLFIAAFPKIRFYYFIQIILLYAFLTEILQEEMGLGRSMETLDIVADTVGCLIGYYFYKILAKRFL, from the coding sequence TTGGATAAGATTTCAAAAATATTCAGTAAGATATTGCCCATTTATTGGGCATTTCTTACTTATATGCTCCTCAAGCCCGGTGAAGAAAACCATGAATATTGGTTTATGTTCAGCGGTATAGACAAGATTTTGCACCTAAGCATCTTTGCAGCACTAGGTTTCCTTTTTATTGCTGCTTTTCCAAAAATCCGTTTTTACTACTTCATTCAGATCATTTTGCTTTACGCTTTCCTTACCGAGATCCTTCAGGAAGAAATGGGGTTGGGAAGGTCAATGGAAACTTTAGATATTGTTGCCGACACGGTGGGCTGCTTAATAGGATACTATTTTTATAAAATTTTAGCTAAGCGATTTCTTTAA